Proteins encoded in a region of the Methanobrevibacter millerae genome:
- the glmM gene encoding phosphoglucosamine mutase: MVAAKLFGTSGIRGKIGSEVTCELALNVGKSLASYLGNKGTVVIGFDTRTTNEMLDQAICAGLLESGVNVVKIGMVPTPLVGYATEKLDADAGIMLTASHNPSQYNGIKLWNKNGMAYTSSQEAEIENIYNNKLYKSVTWDKVGSISVNEEIKARYIDDLVNMVDIKPGLKVVIDCASGAGSEISPLVFRKAGCEVTTLNSQPDGFFPGRNPEPNAENLQNLMKTVVAIGADLGIAHDGDADRMITVDENGNISPFDSLLALISKEFDGDIVTTVDAGLCMDESVKGEVLRTPVGDVNVAEVIIEKNAAFGGEPSGTWLHPDFCMCPDGILSGLRMAELVSKKGKLSELLLEIPSYPNIREKITCSKEAKIAVMTNMEELLKDAFDDIREINSIDGVRLTFEDDSWVLVRPSGTEDYVRITLESRDAKRAEELCEICKKIINDNI; encoded by the coding sequence ATGGTGGCAGCAAAACTATTTGGAACTTCTGGAATTAGAGGCAAAATAGGTTCTGAAGTAACCTGTGAGCTTGCTTTAAATGTAGGTAAATCCCTTGCATCTTATTTGGGAAATAAGGGTACTGTTGTAATAGGTTTTGATACAAGAACTACTAATGAAATGTTAGACCAAGCTATTTGTGCAGGTTTGCTTGAAAGTGGTGTAAATGTAGTAAAAATTGGAATGGTTCCAACCCCATTAGTTGGATATGCTACCGAAAAACTTGATGCTGATGCAGGGATAATGCTAACTGCATCCCATAACCCTTCTCAGTATAATGGTATTAAGCTTTGGAATAAAAATGGAATGGCTTATACTTCATCTCAGGAAGCAGAAATCGAAAATATCTATAACAATAAATTATACAAGTCTGTAACCTGGGATAAGGTCGGTTCAATCTCTGTAAATGAAGAGATTAAGGCAAGATACATTGATGATTTGGTCAATATGGTTGATATAAAACCTGGATTAAAAGTTGTTATTGACTGCGCATCCGGTGCGGGAAGTGAAATATCACCTTTAGTATTTAGAAAAGCAGGATGTGAAGTAACAACTCTCAATTCTCAGCCTGACGGGTTTTTCCCTGGAAGAAATCCTGAACCTAATGCTGAAAACTTGCAGAATCTCATGAAAACTGTTGTGGCTATTGGAGCAGATTTGGGAATTGCACACGATGGTGATGCAGACCGTATGATTACTGTGGATGAAAACGGTAATATATCTCCATTCGATTCACTTTTAGCATTGATTTCAAAAGAATTCGATGGCGATATTGTAACCACTGTCGATGCGGGCTTATGTATGGATGAATCAGTCAAAGGTGAAGTCCTGAGAACTCCTGTTGGAGACGTCAATGTTGCTGAAGTTATCATTGAAAAGAATGCAGCATTCGGCGGTGAACCGTCAGGAACATGGTTGCATCCTGATTTCTGCATGTGTCCTGATGGAATATTGTCCGGTCTTAGAATGGCTGAATTGGTATCCAAGAAAGGAAAATTATCTGAATTGCTTTTAGAAATTCCATCATATCCTAACATTCGCGAAAAAATAACCTGTTCAAAAGAGGCAAAAATTGCAGTGATGACCAATATGGAAGAATTGCTTAAAGATGCTTTTGATGACATTCGCGAAATCAATTCTATTGATGGTGTAAGATTGACCTTTGAAGATGACAGTTGGGTTTTGGTAAGACCTTCCGGAACAGAGGACTATGTCAGAATCACTTTAGAATCACGTGATGCAAAAAGGGCAGAGGAACTCTGTGAAATCTGCAAAAAAATAATAAATGATAATATTTAG
- a CDS encoding 2,3-bisphosphoglycerate-independent phosphoglycerate mutase — protein sequence MKGIVLIMDGMGDRPLKELDNQTPLQAANTPNMDKMAAEGITGIMDSIAPGIIPGSDTAHLSILGYNPYEVYTGRGPFEANGVGVDVLPGDIAFRCNFSTADEDLIVTDRRAGRIKSGTKEIVEVLNTMKLEDYPDIKIIFKESTGHRAVLVLRGEGLSDKVSDADPKVEGNKPKEVKALDDSEEAKKTADILNQLVKKSYEMVKDHPVNLKRIEEGEPPANIIIPRGAGEVPVVESLNDKYEVNSACIAETGLIMGIGRFAGMDIIEMEDVTGGIDTNLYNIRDTIIDQVKNSDHDFFLINIDGADEAGHDGQIKEKKEFIEKVDEIVMSELIKLEDVYIYLTADHSTPISVKNHSGDPVPVIIRGPEVRVDDVCEFSEVACAKGGLNRIRGSDVMNIMMDLMNYAHKFGA from the coding sequence ATGAAGGGTATTGTATTAATTATGGATGGTATGGGAGACCGTCCTTTAAAAGAACTTGATAATCAAACTCCTCTTCAGGCCGCAAATACTCCAAATATGGATAAAATGGCTGCTGAGGGAATTACTGGTATTATGGATTCAATAGCTCCGGGAATTATTCCTGGAAGTGATACTGCACATTTATCTATTTTAGGTTATAATCCTTATGAAGTTTACACTGGAAGAGGTCCATTTGAAGCAAATGGTGTTGGTGTAGATGTTTTGCCTGGAGACATTGCATTTCGATGTAATTTCTCAACCGCTGATGAAGATTTAATAGTTACAGACAGACGTGCAGGAAGAATCAAGTCAGGAACCAAAGAAATCGTTGAAGTTTTAAATACAATGAAATTGGAAGACTATCCTGATATTAAAATTATTTTCAAGGAATCTACCGGTCACAGAGCAGTTTTAGTATTGAGGGGAGAAGGCTTATCAGATAAGGTAAGTGATGCGGACCCTAAAGTTGAAGGCAACAAACCTAAAGAAGTAAAGGCTTTGGATGATTCAGAAGAGGCTAAAAAGACTGCAGATATTTTAAATCAACTGGTTAAAAAATCCTATGAAATGGTTAAAGACCATCCAGTCAACTTAAAAAGAATTGAAGAAGGTGAACCTCCAGCGAATATTATTATTCCCCGCGGAGCAGGAGAAGTTCCGGTCGTTGAATCATTGAATGATAAATATGAAGTCAACTCAGCATGTATTGCAGAAACAGGTCTTATAATGGGAATAGGCAGATTTGCAGGAATGGATATCATTGAAATGGAAGATGTTACTGGTGGAATTGACACTAATTTATATAATATTCGTGATACTATTATTGATCAAGTTAAAAACTCAGACCATGACTTCTTTTTAATAAACATTGATGGTGCTGATGAAGCAGGCCATGACGGCCAAATAAAAGAGAAAAAGGAATTCATCGAAAAAGTGGATGAAATCGTTATGAGTGAATTAATAAAACTCGAAGATGTTTATATTTATTTGACTGCAGACCATTCAACTCCAATTTCTGTTAAAAACCACTCTGGAGACCCTGTGCCTGTAATTATCAGAGGTCCTGAAGTGAGGGTTGATGATGTATGCGAATTTTCTGAAGTTGCATGTGCTAAAGGTGGACTTAACAGAATCCGCGGTTCTGATGTAATGAACATCATGATGGACTTAATGAATTATGCACACAAATTTGGAGCTTAG
- a CDS encoding rubredoxin — protein MTIYVCLHCEYRFDSEKGDPAYNIPAGATPADMPDDWVCPECAALGIEAFIAEEE, from the coding sequence ATGACTATATATGTTTGTTTACACTGTGAATACAGATTCGATTCAGAAAAAGGAGATCCAGCATACAACATTCCTGCTGGAGCAACACCTGCTGATATGCCAGACGACTGGGTATGCCCAGAATGTGCTGCATTAGGTATTGAAGCATTTATTGCAGAAGAAGAATAA
- a CDS encoding TIGR00297 family protein produces MVETVMINWGYVIALFILGFITYKRKSLDLLGSLTMVLMGIVIIFSAGANWLLLLVIFLVLSLIATKYSKSYKRSLGEYEGRRSSKNVISNGIVAFMMAAFGGYYLPFVGGFIGAIATATADTLASEIGILQQPRLITTFQKVDPGTDGAVSVLGTAVGMLGALIIGISAYLLGVVSNPVSAILVSVISGTVGCFMDSFLGATFERANMLTNEHVNLIATITGAIVGILLI; encoded by the coding sequence ATGGTTGAAACAGTTATGATTAATTGGGGTTATGTTATCGCTTTATTTATTTTAGGATTCATAACTTACAAAAGAAAATCTCTAGACTTATTAGGTTCTCTTACGATGGTTCTAATGGGTATAGTCATTATTTTTTCAGCCGGAGCCAATTGGCTACTTCTTTTAGTTATATTTTTAGTCTTATCTTTAATTGCAACAAAATATTCAAAATCCTATAAACGTTCCTTAGGTGAATATGAGGGAAGAAGATCATCTAAAAATGTTATCTCAAATGGTATTGTTGCTTTTATGATGGCTGCTTTCGGCGGGTATTACCTGCCTTTTGTCGGAGGTTTTATTGGAGCTATTGCAACGGCTACTGCGGATACTTTAGCTTCTGAAATTGGAATTTTGCAGCAGCCTAGATTAATAACAACCTTTCAAAAAGTGGATCCCGGAACTGATGGTGCAGTATCTGTGCTTGGAACTGCTGTTGGAATGTTGGGGGCATTAATTATTGGTATATCTGCATATTTATTGGGTGTTGTTTCAAATCCTGTCTCTGCAATTCTCGTTTCTGTCATTTCCGGAACTGTGGGTTGTTTTATGGATAGCTTCCTTGGCGCAACATTTGAAAGGGCAAATATGTTGACAAATGAACATGTTAATCTGATTGCAACTATCACTGGAGCCATTGTTGGAATATTGCTTATTTAA